TGCGTCAATAATAACAccgttaataataataatcgaggAACGAAGAATTACGAAATCGCAGTTGTCCAGAGTCATTTTTTCACCGTAAATTTTAATTACCTCCACCTCGGAggctttttcattctcaaaataatgacgtaatgattgagaatttgaaaaaacgactgCACTCAAGGAGACACGCGATTTAATCGTTCGTGCACCGGTCTCTCGTCCCGCACACAGCCTCGCCGCTTTATTTTCCTTCCCATCGTCGTTCTCACTCtctccgtgtgtgtgtgtgtgtgtgtttgtaaACGCACAGACGCGCGTTATGCTACTGGTACCTCAAAATAGAGACGTCGTGTTCGTCGGTCGTCGATCCCATCCGCGTTTTCACCACCTGCCACTGTTTCGTGCTGTTTCCTCTCGCTCCCCTGCGTTTCCTCTTCGCACTCGTTTACACCCCTCCGGGCGCAAACTTGTTGCGTTATTTGTTCTTATTCTTTCTCGGCGAGGCTCAGACCCATGTGTCTTAGGTCGTGCTACAGTCGAGGAAAACGGGGCGCAAAGTTTTCCGAGTTGGGTCACGATGGAGAGTGGAAATTGTCAACGGAACAGATTCGAAAAACATAGGAATTTCGCGGTAAATTTATGCTCGACTTTCCAATATTACGAAAGCCAGAACAGTGCGGATCCGAGCACAATTGACAGCTCGGTAATTCGTAACTGACGAGCGCCTCGCCCTGACCTCTGGTGGCCAAATTCTCAACCGCTCAATCCGAGTCGCCGCCTGTTGGGCTTTTCTATAACTAAGCGCATGAAAAATGGACGCTCGTTCCCCGTAAATTTGCTAAAACCACGCCCCCAGCGACAgtgattaacaaaaaaatggtgaaaaataagaaacctCGATTTTTGGCTCCTCGATCCCAAAATTACTGTCCCGAGGGCAACTTCCCTAGCCTGAGTGTCGcaagaaatcatttttatccaGTGTGCAGACCGAATTTGGTATCGTCACGCATCGATACGGAAGGCTTGAAACAGCCCTTTTGACACGTCCCGAAGCGCTTCGAGATCTCTCAAAACAGTAGTTCTTAAATCTAATGAATTTCTTACATTCTTCTCCCTCGCCACAAACCCTAATCGAGGAACGAAATTCACAAGTTTCACACAACAGAAgcctgaaaatattgaaaaaataattaggaTCGCGCCTCGGTTGAGCAAAGTGTCATTTTTTCCCAGCACACTTTGAGATACGATTTTAGCCCCTCGTGCTTCGCCGGCTGACCGCCATTGTCCGTTATTCTCGCAGCCGGGCCGCGCGCGTTAATAGGAAAGCCAGTGAAAAGTATTTATATAGATAAACGCTGGCGCAATGTGCGGTGAGACTGAAGCGCGCACGCGGCCCAACAATCCGCGGCGTCGATGACCCGGGAGTGGGGATAAGGGACCTTGAGCCGCGTCACGTGACCCCTAAGGTGCACGGGGGCGAGGAgcggggtggggggggggggggggggggggggttagGGCGTCGAGGGCCTTGACCTTACCACCGGTGCCTGGGAAGAGGAGCCTCATGCTACTGACGCCACTGCTGCACGTTGCTCTTCCTTCCCTCcacttttttcccccttttcccCTCTTTcgcctcttcctcctcctcctccttgcTTCTCTGTTCCGTTTGGTCTCCAGCTCTGGTGTATCGCTGCTCCGCTGAGGATACAAAGCTGAAACCGAGCACCGTCTCGGCCTCGTCGTTGCCGCTTCCtcccttttctttcttttcttcttctctcctcCACCTTCCCCATCTCCGTCGCAAATCGTTCGATTACTTCTCGCGGTTACTCGACCGACTTACGCGGCCGCTCGCGCGGCTGCGTCCAAAAACATGCAAATGTTTTCGGGAACTCTCAGCTCGGAACGGCGTTTTAAATTACGAGGGGGAATCGAGACTCGTGCGAGGACCGGACGTTTTTTCTCGCCAAGGTCGACCCGGGAGACGGACTCTGCCGTGTCGTGGAGCTCGTCGAATCCTTGCTCCCAGTGAAACGGTGCATTTCTCGGCCTTGCTGCTCTCTGTGATCTATTGATTCTGGTGTCGAACGTAAGTGGGGTTAGAAAACCGTACGCGACGCCCCCGAGGCTCAATTTATCGAACTTCGATCCTACGATGGTTTTCAACGCGTCACGTTCGTTGGTGGAACTCGGGGGAAAAAAGCCTCCGTCTCCTCGTTCATCCGAACGCAGCCAGAGtttcaatgtttttaaaaGCAGTCTAGACGTCTAGTCACTGCGTCGATAGCCCCTGATTACTCGTCAAAAGGGCGCGTTATTTTATAAACGAGCTTAGTGGACTTAAGTTGGGACGTAATATCGTCGAGAGTTTCGTATAACGAGTCTCcaggacgaagaaaaaaaatttacgtgaCGCGTTTTTTCGAGCGATTCGTCGAACGGAGTCGGACCTCGAACGGGCTTACGCTCGACTCATCCACGTAGGTGTGTCTCTTAATCCCTCTTccctttcttcttcttcttcttcttcttcttatttttcttcactttttattctcagCCGAAACGTCTGCGGTGAACCGAAAGAAACTGAGATTGTGAAGCACGGCGCgctcgagaaagagagagaaggaacgaGAGACAATGAGGATTCGTGCTACGTTCGCTTTCACTCTGAATTTCAAGAGTGAGAGAAGCGCACGAAAGACAATGAGTAATAAACGCTACCCGTCGGCGGCTCCTCTCTCTGTAGTTGTGCTCCCTCTCGAGGATCACGCAGAAAATATATTCACGTCTCGGAGACCCCCCCTTCCCTCCCCAACTTTGTGCttgctcaattttttattttcacaaattaaaTCCTTAGGATGATTCAGAGGGGGGATTAATGTCACAGACTTTTTATCTTTGCGGTAAAAAGAACGAGGGAATtatgaaaatcgttgaattGACAGCTGAATCTCGGAACGGGTTCAAACGATTGTTCTTGGGAGCACGGATCGTCGCCTAACCtcacttttcgaaatcgagATTCTTCGACGCAGTTTGACCGAATAAAAAAgcgctctgtcagcctacgcagggcGATGGCAAAATGGGCtgacgttttcattttttcgatgagTTGTGGGAAAATGTcgctttcaaaatttgcagctatctctctctcgcgctctgTAACCGTTTAGTGGAAAAGGTCGTCTGACGTATTTCTTAGAAGCCGCGAAAACTCGCCGGAATCATGAAGTTATTATTGACATTTTCGTTGAATAATTTACGTCTCAAATGCTTGAATTGGAAAGTTTCATGTCCTTGAATAAAACGAAAGAAGAGATCGAtgaggaataatttttttaaagcgtTGGGTGTTGGTTCAACGGGGTTTGTCCAACGTTGTTCTCCCTGACAGTAGTACCTGACGCCTCGAAAAGTCACGAGAAAGAACGTGTGCCGCAGGTAACCGGGACGAATGTATCGAACAATGGCGCTCATtcattctcgaggaaaaaaaaggaggacAGACAATGCTGGTTCGAGAGTTTTATTCTCGTATGTGCATAAGATATATGCGCAGTTGGTGTGACCTCCGAGTCAAGTTATCCCGATAATAACTAAAGTCTGGTCTGTAGGTTATAATATCATACCCACGGGAAAATGTCCCGACACTTGACAATATGAAACGATACCGTATTCAAAGTTGCGTCAACTCGAgcgtttttattcttttccgACGTCGAGGAGAATGGCCCTGGGTGGAGCGACACGAGCATCACGGGTCAATGAGACGTTCTCAGTGTCATCATAAAGCGCTGAAGAGAGGCCTGGGAGCGTAACaatcgagagaaagaaaacaacgAAACACAGTAAAACTCGGTGGAACGAAAGTACAAGTGAGACGAAAGTGGCGCCCCTCAGcagggaaaaaaggaaataacaCGAGATCTCACGACGCGGGACAAAATACACGCCCACAAAATGAGATAAACTCGCGGGGGGTACCCCCTCGCGGGAAAGGCTCGAAACTCGAACGGAAAATTGTTCTACCTCGTGGCTCTCGCAGTGTGTTTTGTGCTCGTGCCCGCAACAGGAGCCTGGACGGTGTTATACGAGGGAGGCCGAATTGACTCGAATGGGCGCGGAAATTGCCCCTCCTCACTGTGTAAAACGACCAACTCGCGGGAGTTctcggcgagagagagagagagagagagagagaaaaagacaaaaagaaaGAGTTGGGAGAGACTCGATCTCAGGCTGCCAAGAACGTATCTCGTGGAAAGAGAGTGGAGAGGCAAataaagataaagaaaaaaaaggaatttgaaaaaaatcacaaggcAGGCAAGGCTGTGATATGTTCGTGGCGTTGCCCCGCActcttctctctcactctttttctcttgtcGCGTTTTGTACCCTGTGGAGGGAAAGAGGTGGACCCGCAGGAATGCAGCAgctcttctctccctctcgctctcgctttctctGCCCCCTGTCCGCGAttatctatttattttattaaacgaTAAAAAGTTGGAGAACAGGTTTCCGGCAGGCGTCGTTCCTTTCGTCTTTGCTGTCCTCGTCGAACCTCATCGTCgccatctctttttctcttctctctctctctcttccttgttCTGTCATCTTCCTATTTTTGCCAAACGCTGGATGAGAAAAAATCTAAGTTTCTCGTTGACCCCGTTGTCACAAAACCTGTATTATAGTCTACGATCATTAACGCACGAAATGACATTCTCAATAtcagtgaaaaatttatattggtCCTTCGTATCGCTCAATTGCGTACACGGACACTTGCAAAAGCGTTTCGTGTGTCATTTTGTAGTGGGAGAGGAaaaggaataaataaaaatcgatttaaaaaaccattttattGATCTCACAGTAAAATTCGTCATTTTCCACCATTTTGTTTTCAGAACCCTTCTGTTTAGCATACAATCGCGACTGatattgcattttttatttggattACACGGCCGTCGTGACGTGAACCTCAAAGTGcctattttttaacaatttccatttcacttgttgttttttttaaattttttattttaatttttggtCCTGTCCAAGTGATTCTCTTTGCGAGCCTTTGAGTCCGAAAAaccaatgtttattttatcaCGAAGCACTTGTTACGTCGGGAAGTATTCGCTACAAAAAAAGTAACATTTTTCCGGTAGTTCCGCTCGAACGAAGTGGAGTTCAGTCTGCACGCGATCGTAGCAAAAAGGGCTGATTGCTTAACTTTCCATAAATTTACTTTCTCGTATCCGTGCGCTTTTAACCGCCGAGTGATTCTACGCCCTAATGATTTTTTACGTTCGACCTTACGACGACGAGGATCGCCAAACTCACGTGAAAATGTTCGTGGTTGCCTGCACAGCAAGAACTTGGAACGAGGAGTGCGTTTTgttcctctctccctctgccTCTTTCGTTATGCCCTTTTTTCTCGTGTGCGTACGTGAGCGTCGTTACATTGccttgttctttttttccccgattCTTTCTTCTCTTACCTCCTTCCTCCCCGAccgttttccatttttcattgcGTCCCAATCTTCTTCTCCCTCTCACATTCTTTCTTACGCATATCGCGCTGTTTCTACCTGACGCACTCGGTTCCCTCACTCATAAGAGGAGTGAGCAGGCCCTAGCGCCTCTCGCGGCCGGACCTCGAACTTTTGTACTTAACCTCTCGCGCTCGCCTTGCATGATCGAGTATTTATTAGACTTAATGAATCTGTGTTCATTAAAATCGTTCGTTAATTCCAGCTACGATTTGCTGTCATTAGATTTGGCAATTTGGAAGTGAATCTTGGAAAACGTATTTGAAACTCGCGTGCTTTCCAATAATCGGTTATTTCGCCTCAATCGTTGATTCGCGGTTATAAAATTGTACAATAATTTTCGAGCAAGATGTGCATTCTCGAAGCAGTTATgctgaaaatactttttcaaatCGCAAACTGTTCGCCGGCCACTAAAAATCCTCAGTTGATACTTTGGACGGAAATTAGAAAACGGATTTCTACTTCGTGAAATCTGAATTGATCGCTCCTCCGAATGTATACGAGGTTAAAACGGTTTTTCAATcaggttgaataaaaaaaatgtcgagttATTGAATGTTTTAATGAATCGAATGATCCTCCGTACAAACAGAATAATCGTGTTTTCTCGAATTTAACGATCGGAAGAAATATTTTCCTCCTCTTTGTTTTTGACTTGTTTCGCGTCGCGTAAAGCCAGCATCCACGAGAGCAAGGGAATGAGAGACCCGCAATATTATACTCTAACGTGAGCCCGTGAGCCGAGGAATGCGTGGAATATTCTCGCTGTCGACCTCGCGTCAagacctctctctttctcgctttctCGTTCGTACACCGCTGCACCGGGCGTAGTAATATCGCAAATTTCCTCACAGCCACCGTCGCGATTTCGTTGTACGTATGCGACTCGGCCCGCAACCGATCGCGGTGGGCGCAACTATGGAGCTTCGAGAATACGACGCCAGAGggctgagaaaaaagacgaagagagaaagggaaccACCGGTGATTCGCATGTCAGTCGCTCAAACATTGTTGAACGTACGAAAGTTGTcaagtttttcatatttttttgatcaaataacttcagtttttttctcaatttttcatcggttTTTTAACCGTTCCTTCAAAATCATTCCGAAGAAACTCATCCGCAATAAGTAACAAAAGAGTATTCGAGAACGCCGGGTcgacatttttcttcgatcgaaCCGCAGCAGTCCGAAAATTCGTCTTTCTCGCGACGTTTCTGCACAAAATGCCACGTATActcgaggaagaagaaaccgTATTATAAACCTTGTCGTTTAGCTTATACAGAGACACACATGTAGTATTTATAACACGAAGTCGCGGCGCGAGAACCGACTATCCATCGTCTCTCCCCACTCCTCCCTccttttccccctttttctcGCATATGTGCGTGTCCGTTTCCGCGGCGAAGGTCGTCCACAGGACCGGAAGTGGGCCGGCCTTGCCGGACGACCGTTACGCACGCTCTCCCAGAAAGCGCGTCGTTCGCATCCTCTCGTTCGCTgtcttctccctctctccctccctcccagTGTTGCCAACTTAGGGGTTTTCCCCCTAAATTTAGGGGCAACGCAGATGCCTAGGGGTTTTTTTaggggcaatttttttttgggggTTTTTTTAGGGGCAACTTTTTTCTAGGGAATTTTTTAAGGGCTACTCTCATTTCGAGTTTTCAAGTGTTCGGTGCGTGTTAAAGACGAAATATTCTACCGAGACCGAGACCGTGTTCCGATACTGTGAGTACTGTAAGCCCTATAGGGATGGTACAAGTAGACTACCGCGCCACTAGTggtgaaaagtgaaaatttttggggatcttttatcattattgtattattattatatatatatatattcaattattatgattatatttCAATCAAAGTATTGAAAGTGCTACCCCAAAAACTTATAAATTATGACATTAGAGGCGCCACGAGTACTTTCGACCTGCCCTCTATCGAATCTGCACCATCTCTATTCGCTCTGTGCGCGTGGGCGGAGCCAAAAATCTAATACTACTACACTAATAGTATTAGTGTGTTCATGCATACTGCCAGCGCCACCATAAAGGGGACTCCGGCGTTTTTGGAGGAATACGTATACACGACACACGCTCACTTTCAAAGTAGTATGTTTACGCGCACGGAGCGAATACCAAAGCAAATACTCGCAGTACTCACAGTCACAGTCAATATCGGAACACGgcccgagtctcttgattctgCTCGCTCGCGTACCTTCTCGGATTGCAAAGTAagtcattttcgttttttgaagtatcagcgaaaaaataaaaaaggtattaataattcaaacttatattcaaattcattacaGCAtgccaaaagaaaaaaacaaaaaatatctgcAAAAATATGTAAAGTGTTGGGAGACCGATTCAGCGCTTCAAGGTTAGTTAACATGCATTTtctaaattcgaataaaatatatattcattctcaattttttctattaaataTTATGTTTAATTATTACGCTCTGTCCGAACGACAAAACGGTTGTATGTAAAGATACATATAAAGATACGTGGaagttgaaagtgaaaaacgaggatcgaatgaaaatagattCAGTTTTTACGTTTACAAGATTATTAAACATAAtcaactcaaaataatgattgtTCCAATTCGGTTAGTTTAATCTATGAGATGAATGTTTACTACACAGGGATTTCTTCAAAGCTTGCAGATCAACCgaggttttcaaagttttttcctgaaaaaggtAATTTAAGTTATGTGAACCAGTGTGTTCTGGTTCGGTTCGTAGAATGTGTTTGATTAAGAGCTTCATTTGGTGGTAGTTTCACtggtttcttttttccttttcattccAGGTAGTTAACCTCAATTTGATTCCATTTTCACCTCCTCGTCTTGCTTAGTTTcctacaatttttcatcagtATATAGACACTCGTACTCCTTCGATTCCTCTAATACTTTTAATGTTTCCTCCAATGTGTTTTCACCTAAtgttttaatatttcttcaagTATGCACTGTTTTAATTCTTCTTTATTTGTGATGGTCCGACTAACTATTTTAAACATTTGTTAATGTTTATATGGACTTTCGCAATTgatattgataaatatcataatttattattattattaaatgtcTTGTGGTTTACATTATAGGTTGGCTAGGGCCTGATCCAACTGATACATGTTCTGCGGTCTGCAAATATTGTCGAATATCGTTGAAAGCTCACAAAAAGGATTTGATGAACCACGcaaagacagaaaaacataaaaaagctGTATCCTTGGACAAATCAGCAAAGACATTCGAACCGTTGACTTCAACATTTGAGCCAGTTCTGACAGAAGCAACGAAGATCGCCGAATTGAAAATTGCTGCATTTATTGCAGAACATAGTTCACTGCAGACTGTGAATCACATGATCGACATTCTGCCGCAGCTGGACCCTTCGTCACATataatttcgaatttgaaactcCATCGCACTAAATGTTCGATGTTGATCAAGAACGTCCTCGGGCCTTGTATGCTCCAAGAACTTATCCAAGAAATTGGCGACGGTCCATACTCACTCATAATCGACGAGAGTACTGATCTTTCAACGCAGAAGGTGTTGTGTATCATGttgcgatttttctctttcgagaaACGAGAAGTGGTTACAACGTTTTATCGGTTAATCAAATTAATCGATGCCGATGCAAAAAGTGTGCATAGTGCCATTAAACTTCAATTAGAACAAGATGgtttaaaagttgaaaatatggTCGGCATTGGCGTTGATGGAGCGAGTGTGATGGTTGGAAAACACAACTCAGTTACAGCTTTGTTTAAGCGTGAAATAGATGACCTAATCGTTATGCCATGTGTTTGTCACTCACTTCATTTATGCGCTGAAAAAGCATCGGAAATGTTGCCTCGTCCATTAGAATTTTTGGTTCGAGAAACGCATAATTGGTTTTCTTACAGCCCCAAACGGTTAGAAAAATATAAGCTTTTGTACGAAACAATTAATGGTAGTGGAAAACCGAATAAAATTCAGGGTCTTAGCGGAACTCGTTGGCTTGCTCGATCCGAGGCTATCGATACCATCTTAAATCAGTGGGAAGAATTGCAAttcttattttcaattgcaaaatcAGAAGACAATTGTCACATGGCTGCTCAGTTATACAACATCATGATAAGGTTACCCTACAAagcttttcttatttttttaaaatacgaaCTGAAAAGTGTAACGCAATTAAATTTGCTTTTTCAAAGTGATTACGTAGAACCTACGAAATTACTTGAGGATCTTTTTTTGATGTTCAAAAACTTACTGCAAAAGCTCGTTGTACCATCGAGCTTGCAGAAATTAACTGACAGTgaattgatcaatttcgattttcaatctTGTTTAATGCATACTTCAGCAATGTATTTTGGCTACGAGTTTCACGTCATTGCTCAAGATATTGAACCAACAGAATTATTGGATGTTAAAGAAAGgtgcaaaaaatttctctgtaCTTTGGCTCAAGAGGTTCAAAAAAGATTGCCGGACAACTTATCTATCCTAAAGACGATGGCCGATCTTCATCCTAAAATCGCATTATCGCGAATGAAACCCAGTTTAACAGGTATTATTGCAAAATTCCAACGCACTCACTTATACGGCAATAAGAATGAGACAGAGTCAGAATGGAATCAATTGCAAAATAAATCGTGGCCAAATACAGTCAATTccgttgaattttattcagcCGTTTTTGTAGATTATGATTCTGCTGGTCAAAAGCGATTTGAAaacattgccaaattttcaatggCTCTACTTACACTTCCGATTTCAAATGCAAGTGTCGAACGCGCTTTTTCGACATACAacgtaattaaaaataaattacgaaaTAAGCTGTCTCTTGAAGTACTGCAAAGTATTATGATGGTACGGTTCACTTTACAAAGACAATCCGGATCTTGCGTCAAATTTGTTCCTTCTGCCCGTATGCTCGAAATGTTCAACGTTAGTATGTACGATttcaaaaatgcaaacaaTACTCAGAAACAATGTGATTCAGTCGATGTTGTCGACGAAATATTCGATAACTACATTGGCGAAATATGAAGacgcgggaaaaaaattcttacaatAAAATGTCAATTGttctcttattaatttgttattataaataacatttttcactatttgtatttattccattgtaaaaattacatggtgtaaattaaatgataatttaattctcactaaatgttttttgttcaatgtttttattttccgatattttcattaaattttcattacaggaatattttttagattattataataaaattcattataaaaatgtttatttttatttaaaagtataattttaaGCAATATTCAATGTTACGAAGGAATATAGCGCTTCTTCAAAAATAGGGGTTTTTAGGGGGATTTCAGATGGATTTTGGGGGGGGACGGTCCGTAGGAGTTGGCAACACtgctccctccctccctcgcgCGCTCTATCACTCTCTCATTTC
The window above is part of the Venturia canescens isolate UGA chromosome 5, ASM1945775v1, whole genome shotgun sequence genome. Proteins encoded here:
- the LOC122411254 gene encoding uncharacterized protein isoform X3, with product MHTASATIKGTPAFLEEYVYTTHAHFQSSMFTRTERIPKQILAVLTVTVNIGTRPESLDSARSRTFSDCKHAKRKKQKISAKICKVLGDRFSASSLQINRGFQSFFLKKVG
- the LOC122411254 gene encoding uncharacterized protein isoform X1, with the translated sequence MPKEKNKKYLQKYVKCWETDSALQGISSKLADQPRFSKFFPEKGWLGPDPTDTCSAVCKYCRISLKAHKKDLMNHAKTEKHKKAVSLDKSAKTFEPLTSTFEPVLTEATKIAELKIAAFIAEHSSLQTVNHMIDILPQLDPSSHIISNLKLHRTKCSMLIKNVLGPCMLQELIQEIGDGPYSLIIDESTDLSTQKVLCIMLRFFSFEKREVVTTFYRLIKLIDADAKSVHSAIKLQLEQDGLKVENMVGIGVDGASVMVGKHNSVTALFKREIDDLIVMPCVCHSLHLCAEKASEMLPRPLEFLVRETHNWFSYSPKRLEKYKLLYETINGSGKPNKIQGLSGTRWLARSEAIDTILNQWEELQFLFSIAKSEDNCHMAAQLYNIMIRLPYKAFLIFLKYELKSVTQLNLLFQSDYVEPTKLLEDLFLMFKNLLQKLVVPSSLQKLTDSELINFDFQSCLMHTSAMYFGYEFHVIAQDIEPTELLDVKERCKKFLCTLAQEVQKRLPDNLSILKTMADLHPKIALSRMKPSLTGIIAKFQRTHLYGNKNETESEWNQLQNKSWPNTVNSVEFYSAVFVDYDSAGQKRFENIAKFSMALLTLPISNASVERAFSTYNVIKNKLRNKLSLEVLQSIMMVRFTLQRQSGSCVKFVPSARMLEMFNVSMYDFKNANNTQKQCDSVDVVDEIFDNYIGEI
- the LOC122411254 gene encoding uncharacterized protein isoform X2; translation: MNHAKTEKHKKAVSLDKSAKTFEPLTSTFEPVLTEATKIAELKIAAFIAEHSSLQTVNHMIDILPQLDPSSHIISNLKLHRTKCSMLIKNVLGPCMLQELIQEIGDGPYSLIIDESTDLSTQKVLCIMLRFFSFEKREVVTTFYRLIKLIDADAKSVHSAIKLQLEQDGLKVENMVGIGVDGASVMVGKHNSVTALFKREIDDLIVMPCVCHSLHLCAEKASEMLPRPLEFLVRETHNWFSYSPKRLEKYKLLYETINGSGKPNKIQGLSGTRWLARSEAIDTILNQWEELQFLFSIAKSEDNCHMAAQLYNIMIRLPYKAFLIFLKYELKSVTQLNLLFQSDYVEPTKLLEDLFLMFKNLLQKLVVPSSLQKLTDSELINFDFQSCLMHTSAMYFGYEFHVIAQDIEPTELLDVKERCKKFLCTLAQEVQKRLPDNLSILKTMADLHPKIALSRMKPSLTGIIAKFQRTHLYGNKNETESEWNQLQNKSWPNTVNSVEFYSAVFVDYDSAGQKRFENIAKFSMALLTLPISNASVERAFSTYNVIKNKLRNKLSLEVLQSIMMVRFTLQRQSGSCVKFVPSARMLEMFNVSMYDFKNANNTQKQCDSVDVVDEIFDNYIGEI